The sequence GCTCATCCCGATTCCTCCGATACCGAGAAAATAAACTTGTTTTATGTCGTTCAAGCCTTTCATTTCTTCATCACTTCGTTTAAAATAACCTGCACAATGTCGGCAGTGGCATTGGGCTTGGCCAGCTTCTTACTATTCGCGGCCAGCTCAGCCAATTTCTTTTCGTCTTTCACCAGACTGAATGCTTCTCTAAAAAGCATCTCCGGCCCGTCAGCATCTTTCACCATCACAGCGGCATGGTTTTCAACCAGCGCCATCGCATTTTTGGTTTGATGATCTTCGGCCACATTGGGCGATGGCATCAGCACCGATGGTTTTCCCAGCAAACACAGCTCGGAAATCGTTCCGGCTCCGGCTCTCGAAATCACCAAATCGGCAGCTTTGTAAGCCAGATCCATATCCGTCAGGAACTCCATCGCCTGCAGATTTTTGGGTTGCTTACCCGCCAAACGTTCCAGCATTTCTTTGTAATAGATCTTGCCGGTTTGCCACACCACCTGCACGCCGCTTTCGGCGATATAATCGAGATTCGCCATCACACTTTCGTTCAAACTGCGGGCTCCCAAACTTCCGCCCACCACAAACACGATGGGTTTTTCAGCCTCCAGACGGTAGGCTTTCAAAGCTTTTTCGCGATCAACCGGCAACAGCAAGTTCTGACGCACCGGGTTTCCGGTAACCACCAGCTTCTCCGCCGGGAAGTAGCGCTCCATATTCGGATAGGCCACACAAATCTTCCGCACTTTGGCCGAAAGCAATTTATTGGTGACACCTGCGTACGAATTCTGCTCCTGCAAAATGGCCGGAACACCCGCCTTAACGGCAGCTTTCAACACCGGACCGCTGGCAAACCCACCAACACCAATCGCCACATCAGGCTTAAAATCTTTAATCACTTTGCGGGCCTTGCTCATGCTCTGGTAAAGCATCCAGATGAACTTGAACATCTTCAGCGATGCCTTTCGCGGCAGGCCCATCACCGGCAAACCAACAATCGGGTAACCCGCAGCCGGCACACGTTCCATTTCCATTTTCCCCAACGCCCCCACAAACAGGATGTCCACATCGGGGACGGTTTGCTTCAGTTCGTTGGCAATGGATAAAGCAGGGAAAATATGTCCGCCTGTTCCGCCTCCGCTTATGATTACTTTTAATGCCATGGTTTACCAGTTTCTATATTTCAATTTCTTTTGTTTCTATTTCAACTCCTGATCTTCGTCAGGCACATTCACAACCACCGGTTGCTCCTGCTGCTCGGCCTTGTCATCCTTCTTATTCAGGTAACTTACCGAGAGGATGAGGCCGAAACCCGCCGCCGTGAAAATCATCGACGTTCCCCCCATACTGATCCAGGGAAGTGGTTGCCCCGTTACCGGAACCAAACCGGTTGATACCGACATGTTCACAAAGGCCTGGATCGAATAGATCAGCACAATTCCCGTCGTTAAGAAAGCCGGGAACGTTCGCGAACTCGCCCGAACAATGGACACTCCCCTGAACAGGAAGATCAGGTACAACAGGGCGATGAACACACCACCAACAACACCGTACTCTTCCACCAAAATGGCGTAAATAAAGTCGTTGTATGCGGCTTCCATATAATTACTCACATCACTGCTTCCGGGACCTTTACCAATCAGGCCACCTTCAAAAATTGCCAGCTTGGCAAAATCGGCCTGCGTGGTTCCCTCTTCCGACTCTTTATCGCCATGAATGTGATCGTCGATACGTTGCTTAAAAGTCTGCAAACGACCGAAAGACTTTGGCATAATCGGAGCCGAAAAATACATCAGCAAAGCCATCAGGATCCCGGCCAGCGCCGTCAGTCCCAAAAATTTTAGAGGCACTCGGGCCACGAACATCAATCCCATCATTCCCATGAAGATCACTGCTGCCGTCGAGATGTTTCCGATCGAAATGATTCCGCAAACAAGACCACTTGCTCCAAGCACCCACAAGAATGCGGTGCGCAATTCCTTTTCCGTTTTTTGCCGGCTCGCCAGCATTTTGGCACCGAACATCACCAACGACAGCTTGGCCAACTCGGCCGGCTGGAAGCTAATGAACTTCAGGTCCAATGAACGGGGTGTTGCTTTTCCGGTCAACTTATATTGAATCAGCGCCAGTATCAGCAGTCCAATCGTAAATATCAGCGCCGTGGGCGCAATCAGGGAATAAAACTTCACGGGCACGACATTCACCAGGAATGCCATCACACCAAAACCAATCGCAATAAAAATGGAGTGACGAATGAGGTAGTGGGCTGTAAAACCTCCTGCCTCACGATAGGCCAAACGGCCGGTTGCACTATACACAATCAGTATCGAAGCCAGAGACAAAAAGAACAGCACCACCCATAAGGTGCGGTCTCCTTTAATTATATTTCCAAGAGAAAACTTCATATCCTACAATTCTTTATTCTGACTTCCAAAATTCAAATCCAACGAAACACTAATTCTTACAACTCGCGAACTGCCATTTTAAACTGGCGTCCCCGGTCTTCATAATTGTCGAACAAATCGAAACTTGCACAGGCCGGCGACAGCAGCACTACTTCGCCGTCTTTGGCCAGGTAGT is a genomic window of Mangrovibacterium diazotrophicum containing:
- a CDS encoding FtsW/RodA/SpoVE family cell cycle protein, producing MKFSLGNIIKGDRTLWVVLFFLSLASILIVYSATGRLAYREAGGFTAHYLIRHSIFIAIGFGVMAFLVNVVPVKFYSLIAPTALIFTIGLLILALIQYKLTGKATPRSLDLKFISFQPAELAKLSLVMFGAKMLASRQKTEKELRTAFLWVLGASGLVCGIISIGNISTAAVIFMGMMGLMFVARVPLKFLGLTALAGILMALLMYFSAPIMPKSFGRLQTFKQRIDDHIHGDKESEEGTTQADFAKLAIFEGGLIGKGPGSSDVSNYMEAAYNDFIYAILVEEYGVVGGVFIALLYLIFLFRGVSIVRASSRTFPAFLTTGIVLIYSIQAFVNMSVSTGLVPVTGQPLPWISMGGTSMIFTAAGFGLILSVSYLNKKDDKAEQQEQPVVVNVPDEDQELK
- the murG gene encoding undecaprenyldiphospho-muramoylpentapeptide beta-N-acetylglucosaminyltransferase; protein product: MALKVIISGGGTGGHIFPALSIANELKQTVPDVDILFVGALGKMEMERVPAAGYPIVGLPVMGLPRKASLKMFKFIWMLYQSMSKARKVIKDFKPDVAIGVGGFASGPVLKAAVKAGVPAILQEQNSYAGVTNKLLSAKVRKICVAYPNMERYFPAEKLVVTGNPVRQNLLLPVDREKALKAYRLEAEKPIVFVVGGSLGARSLNESVMANLDYIAESGVQVVWQTGKIYYKEMLERLAGKQPKNLQAMEFLTDMDLAYKAADLVISRAGAGTISELCLLGKPSVLMPSPNVAEDHQTKNAMALVENHAAVMVKDADGPEMLFREAFSLVKDEKKLAELAANSKKLAKPNATADIVQVILNEVMKK